The Brachyhypopomus gauderio isolate BG-103 chromosome 1, BGAUD_0.2, whole genome shotgun sequence genome includes the window TAACTACCCTAAAccaaaagaaataaacaaaaacacaattcaATCGTCCCTAACTCCCTATTCTCTCACAAAACAGGAGAAAACGACGATTAAAATAAATAGGCACTTACCCAAACCAAAAATACAAATGAAACAACTTCGCAGAAAAGAACATGGACCCACAAGGtctgatatgtctgtattaacTCCTAAGGCGCATTAAAACACCTAAGCAGCTCTTAGCGCCTCGAGTAAGGATATAGCTATATCTCGAGTCAGCAGTAAACGTACAAACACAAATCAGAAACCAGAGACCTACTCTACACGGCCTTGGCAATGTAACATCTCATAAGGTGCGTTAAAACACCTATCTAGCTCTCAACGACCGTAGTAGGGAGTAATATCTCAAGTCGGCAGTAATATCTCGTAAGGTGCGTTAAAACACCTATCTAGCTCTCAACGACCGTAGTAGGAAGTAATATCTCAAATCGGTATCAACCCGAACATacacaaaaccacaattcaAAACCCCACTGTAATGCATTGGTTAAAGAGGACCGCGTGGTGAACTGTCAAACAATACACCACGGGCCACCATACGAAAGGCACAGTCTCCTTAAAACGGGGAACCAATTACTGAACAGCCAATCCCGTTGTTCCGTCTTCAGCAGCACCTGTCTTCCATTTCGTCTCCAAATTCGCCCTCCAGTGGAAAACCTGCAAAAGAACACGCTAGCACACAACAAGCACTCCAGGCACGTAACACCCCCACCCATAAAAAGTCAAGGGCTTTTAAGCCCGAGACAATGCATCCGCCACGATGTTTTCGGAACCTTGTTTATGACGTACGTCTAAATCGTACTGTAAAAACAAGGCCCAACGCATTAGTCGTTGGTGTTGTACATGCGATTTAAAAACACCAGGGGATTGTGATCCGTAAAAACAAGAAGGGGTTTGACACTGGAGCCAACAtaaacatcaaaatgttttaACGCTAGCAATAAAGCAAGTGTTTCTTTCTCTATGGTCGAATAATTCAACTGATAATGAGTGAACTTCTTAGAATAAAAACAAACGGGATGGTCTATGCCGGAGTCATCTTCCTGCAGCAACACCGCGCCTGCACCTGTCTTGCTAGCGTCAACCTCCAGTTTGAACGGACGCTCGAAATTAGGAGCAGCAAGCACAGGTGAACAACAGAGTAAAGCTCTTACGGCGTCAAAGGCATGCTGACAGTCTGGTGACCAACGATACACAGAAGTCTTCTTTAGTAAATCAGTAAGGGGAGATGCCACAGAAGAAAAATTTCGACAGAATCCACGATAATACCCTACCAGACCTAAAAATCTACGAAGCTCGCGTTTGGTGGTCGGCACAGGAAAAGTCATGATGGCTTCGACTTTTGCATCGACGGGTCGCACACATCCGTTACCCACCACTTTACCTAAATAGACCACCATGGCCTTTCCAAATTCGCATTTGGCCAGGTTTAGGGTCAGTGAGGCTCCCTGTAAACACCTAAACACAGCCTCTAAATTCTTCAGATGTTCTGACCAGGTGTCAGAGTATATGACGACATCATCAAGATAGGCTTCACACTTGGGTAACTCGCTCAAAACGCGATTCATTAGTCGCTGAAAGGTTGCAGGTGCGTTTTTCATGCCAAAGGCCATAACCGTGTACTGCAAGCTGTTGTCGGGTGTAACAAAGGCAGATACGTCCGATGCACGGGCTGTTAACGGGACCTGCCAGTAACCTTTTAATAGGTCCAGCTTGCTTACATAGGTGGCAGAACCTATTCTATCCACACAGTCGTCCACTCGTGGCAAAGGAAAAGCATCTGACCGAGTGATTACATTTACTTTGCGGTAATCGGTGCAAAAACGAGATGTACCGTCGGGTTTAGGAACAAGAATGCAAGGTGAACTCCACGTACTGGTACTAGGGATGGCAAAACCGTTCTCTAGTAGATACTTAACTTCAGCTTGCATACATGCGCGCTTCACAGGTCCCACTCGATACGAATGTTGCTTCACAGGAGGATGGTTACCAACGTCAATGTCATGAACAATCTCAGTAGTCTGTGTGGGTACATCAGAAAATAAACTATTATATTGGGTAATCAATGTTTTGATATCCCGACTCTCACTGAGCTCTAAGTGTCACAAAAAACCATCTAGGTCTTGTAACACAGCAGAATTCGATAACCGCGCAGCTGTTATTGGCATAGACGGGCGCAAGTCATCCTCACAAGCAGGCATCAACGACACGACAGCAGTAGGCACAACGGTTTTCGATGAATCTCGTGAAATGTATCGCTTTAACATATTCACATGACAAACACGCGTCTTTCGTTTCCTGTCAGGTGTCCGTATGACATAGTTAGTCTCATTGCGTTTTTCAAGGACCTGATACGGTCCAGAAAACTTCGCTTGCAACGCCGACCCGACCAAAGGCAACAAAACCAACACTTCATCACCTATCTGAAATGTACGAGCAAGGGCAGTTTTATCGTACctctttttcattttggtcTGTGCTTTCTGTAACTCACTCATAGCGAATTTACACACATTTTGTAAACGAGCCTTGAATTTACTAACATAGTCCAGAAGTGTGCTCTGCGGAACGTCTCTTACCAACCACCGATCCTTCAATAATTTCAGGGGTCCTCTAACCGTATGACCGAAAACCAGCTGAGCAGGGCTAAAACCTAACGACTCTTGAACCGTTTCATGAACAGCGAATAAAACTAAAGGCACGCAATCATCCCAATCTCGACCTGTCTCAAGACAGTACTTTCGTAACATCGCTTTTAGTGTTTGATGGAACCTTTCTAAAACACCTTGCGACTCTGGATGGTACGCACTCGAAGTCTTATGCGTTATCGAAAGCTGTTTTAAAACCTGAGCAAAGATTTTGGACATAAAATTAGAACCTTGATCGGTCTGAATGGTTTTTGGCAAACCAAATGTTGAACAAAACGTCAGTAAAGCTCTAACCACGGTTTTCGTTTTCAACGTACGCAAAGGTATTGCCTCGGGATATCTGGTGGTCGCACACATCACGGTCAACAAATACCGGTTACCTGATGTTGTTCTCGGCAACGGGCCTACACAATCCATAAGGAGGGTGTCGAATGGCACGCCTACCACAGGTATCGgatgaagaggagcaggtggtaTTTTCTGGTTTGGTTTACCAGTTAGTTGGCACGTGTGACAGGACCTACAATATGCTTTCACGTCGGACTTCAGTGCTGGCCAAAAGAAATGTTGCTGAATGCGTTTGTACGTTTTGTTAACTCCCAAATGACCAGCTAACGCATGATCATGTGCCAACGCCAAAACCTGTGCTCTAAACTCTTCAGGCACTATGATTTGAATTACGTTTTCCCACTCTTGATCTGACCTGCTCGCATACGGAACCCATTTTCGCATCAATATCCCATCATCCCAAAAATAAGTAGCAACCTTCAAGCCTACCTCCCCATCTCCGTCCACGCTCTCGCGACATTTCTGTAACGATGGATCAATGAGTTGCGCATGTCGAAGCTGTTCTCTAGTGGCACAAAGATCCACACTAACGAACTCCACAGGTTTTCGCTGACTGCTCAACTCATCGGGCTTATCTGCGTCTGGCTTGACAGCTTTATCTCTAGGTTCAGCAGACAACCAGTCGGATTCACTCAAATCGATATCGTCGATGATGTAGACCtatacacctacacatcaccaatAGACATGGCTATGTCAAATTATGATTATGACTATGATTATGATTGTGATTATGATTTATAAGTATACTTACCTGTGACCAGTCTGTATCCATCTGACTAAAAGAGTAAGAGTGTAAAAGTCAGGCTTTTACTTACCTGGGCAGGTACAACCTCTGCAGAAGAGGAGGGATGAACTTAAAACAGTATGGAGGTGATTGtatatgcatgtgcacatgtgaaGTGAAACTATGTAAAATGGAACAATGTCATAACAGGAAAAGATGTGACTAGAGCTGTTTATTCAATTGTATGTTGATGGCAATTAGaatgttttatattctttgtcCCCGTTGTACCGGTAGCAGGAGTGGAATGTTCTGTGGGGGGGCTTGGAGAATATAATGGGGTGTAATTAGTAGAGAAGGAGGCGAGCCCGGGAGAGCAGGCTCGAAATGTTTGTGATAACGAGATCTATGTGACTTTGCAGTCACCGATCTGTAAGCTCTGATTGAGAGGATCCAATttgatattgttttattttttttctgtgaaCGCGcgctgtaaatatgtaaataagctGTAGGTGTCTAAAATAAATGTGCAGAGGAAAAGGCAAAGTTTCGACCTCTTGTGCAGATTTATTCCAGGCCACAAGGCCCTCGCCCGACACTACCCATAAAGTGCGACTCCATCCTCCTATACACCTGAGGGGTTAGGGTCGCGCTTTATCACAGTCATTCAGTTTTCGACTTTGTGCACGAGTGACAACACATGCAGGGTAAATCTCTTCCGACGCTACATCGAACGTCTCATAAGTGTCACATCCAGGTTTCTTAACTACTTCTGGTACAGGAAGAACTCTTTCACCTGCTAAATCGTTTCCTAATAAAAACGTTACACCAGCAACAGGCAATACAGCACAAACAGCGACAGTTACAACTCCCGTGACAAGCTCGGACTGCAATTGAACTAAGTGCAAAGGAACAGGCACGTATCCAGATCCCATACCTTGTACTAATCTATCAACACCACAATAAGTGCTGTCAGATAGCGGTAAAATTCCTTCTAAAAGAAATGACTGTGCAGCACCTGTATCACGCAACACAGTCACCGGACACTTTGTTTCTACCTGGCCTGGAATAGAAACCACTCCACTAGTCAAAAAGGGTGTAAAAGAGGCATCGACTCCACGATCCTCAATTGTTTTAATCAGAGCAACCTCCTTGTTGGATGTCTGGGCATTCTTCTGTTTTAACACTCGACAGTCAGCTATCAAATGACCCGATTTCCGACAATAAAAACAAACTCCGGACTCAGAACCCTTAAAATTGTccaactctttctctctcttctcgctCATAGAGCGTGGTGCTTCATCCGAAGTTACATGTTTAACTCGATTCGCCCGTACAGCAGAATTGTGAACAACTCGGTGCGTCAGAACATACTCATCAGCCGCTATAGCGACCTCAGAAAAACTCACATATTTCTGTTCATTTAAATACAGCACTAGTCTCTCTGATAAGCCACTCTTAAAGTGTTCCAACAGCAGTAACTCTCGAAGCTGCTCAAACGTAGTGACTTTACTTGCTTTACACCACTTGTCAAATACCACACAGAGTTCCCTCGCAAATTCAACATGGGTTTGATTGGCGGTTTTCTTTAAAGCTCTAAAATGTTGTCGATAGGCTTCTGGTACCAACTCATAGGCACGCAAAACAGCGACTTTAACTTCGTCGTAGTTCAAGCTCTTGTCTAGAGGTAAGGCGGTAAACACCTCTTGGGCTTTCCCTACAAATGTACATTGTAGTAAAAGTGTCCACACTTCTTTCGGCCATTTCAACGCCGTAGCAACACGCTCGAAAGCGTCAAAATACGAGTCAACTTCAGCTTCTCTAAATTTGGGTACTAACCTGATTTGCCTACTGACGTCAAAATCGGAGGGCTCACCTGTACGTCCAGTTGGAGTCAGACGTGGCGAGGACACAGACGTTTCGAGTCTTTTTGCTTCCAACTCTAACTGTTTTAGCCGGACTTCTTTCTCGGCCTGTATTTCTAAAGCACGAACGTTCTGACACTGTATTTCCAGCTCAAGCTCTTTTATACGCAGCAACATAGCAGGATTAGTAGTGCATACTGTTGGTGAAGCAAATGCAGTGCCTGGAGACCCAATCGCGGCTTCCGCCGTCGCTTCGGCCACCGTCTCACGTTCTACCTCGACGACAGCATCCACACTACCCGACACCGCACAAGTTGTCTCTTGTAAGACGCCTCTGTCCACCAACTGTCTATACAGGTCAGCCTTAATCTCGACCTTAGTCGCACCTCTAGTAAGCTTGATGCTAAAAAAGTCCGCTATCAACAAAAGATCCGCTTTACGGCACAAGTCCAATTGTTCTGCCGACGGATCACACGTAAACTTGTCCAAATCAAACATGATCAAAACCAGAAGCCTACAAAcccacaaaaaacacacaaacacgcccCACCACAAAAGGAAAACAGCCAAGAAGCAAACAACCACggaggacgagcccccaatttATGTTACGGTCCTTTGTGCAAGATAGCTCGTTCTAAAAGGACGCAACATAAATAACCAAAACGTCACACAGCAAGGTTCATTCATACATGGTTATTTTATCTTATTTGTGTTGTAATGTCCATATTCCATGTCCAAGTACAATCATACAAATGAAATAACTCAGAAACAACATCGAACGAGCTCGTGCCAAAATAACAACCAGAACAAGCTAAAGCCCTCCCCCGCTTTAACTACCCTAAAccaaaagaaataaacaaaaacacaattcaATCGTCCCTAACTCCCTATTCTCTCACAAAACAGGAGAAAACGACGATTAAAATAAATAGGCACTTACCCAAACCAAAAATACAAATGAAACAACTTCGCAGAAAAGAACATGGACCCACAAGGtctgatatgtctgtattaacTCCTAAGGCGCATTAAAACACCTAAGCAGCTCTTAGCGCCTCGAGTATGGAATAGCTATATCTTGAGTCAGCAGTAAACGTACAAACACAAATCAGAAACCAGAGACCTACTCTACACGGCCTTGGCAATGTAACATCTCGTAAGGTGCGTTAAAACACCTATCTAGCTCTCAACGACCGTAGTAGGGAGTAATATCTCAAGTCGGCAGTAATATCTCGTAAGGTGCGTTAAAACACCTATCTAGCTCTCAACGACCGTAGTAGGAAGTAATATCTCAAATCGGTATCAACCCGAACATacacaaaaccacaattcaAAACCCCACTGTAATGCATTGGTTAAAGAGGACCGCGTGGTGAACTGTCAAACAATACACCACGGGCCACCATACGAAAGGCACAGTCTCCTTAAAACGGGGAACCAATTACTGAACAGCCAATCCCATTGTTCCGTCTTCAGCAGCACCTGTCTTCCATTTCGTCTCCAAATTCGCCCTCCAGTGGAAAACCTGCAAAAGAACACGCTAGCACACAACAAGCACTCCAGGCACGTAACATGGGCCCATTTGCACAAATAAATTAATCAACTAAATAACAACATTCTACATGAAAAACGACAACAGAAAAgaataaacacaaaatacataaacacccaaacactttataacaggggtactcaactggcggacccgaacgcagtcctgtatACGGATTGGATCCTGtaaactggatacggaccaaaaaaaaaccggagcatttatttcaggtctattgaaaaaacactctgtcacgagtgttacgtttgccacccccactcaacaacttacgccccccccccccccggccgccccgctcaacaacttatgttcgccacccccgccgcaccgaaaaaaaaattggaccgcggaataatttagttgagtacACCTTCTTTATAAAATAAATTTTCCCCAAACTCAGTAAAACACCCCCACTAAAATAGTCTGCGCCGCCCAGAGCGCACTAACCCCCCTAACAAGTGTAGGATCGTTTCTCTAGATTCAATACAGAGGCTAAACCCTGGTTGAAAAAAAGAGTAAATGTCAGCAAAATTTCTGCATAAAAATAAATGTCAACATTCAGTACAACACACAAAATCTACATTTAGAAAACTGGCCCAATAATTGTGTGCAAATAACACAAGGTGATCCGTGCAGAGCCGAACCTGAAAGTTTTTGGTAAATTATTTATTTGCCTGGTTAGGAAGTATGATAAGTCCACATACAAGATGTAAATTCACTCTTTATTATTTGCAGTTTTTGGCCAGTGTAGAGGTGCACTTCCTTTCAGAAGCCATTATTCATGTACATAGCGTCATTGTTGACATTGTTTATAACAATGTCATTCTGATAAGGAATGGCAGTTTACGTCGATGTTTTCTGACATTTGCTCTGGAGAGTGTAGTCTCAGATGAGTCTATTGGCCTTTCCATGCAATGTTTCCACACGCTATGGTGTCTGCCTCTTTGATGCAGACAGATCCATAATTAAATGTCAGAACATGCACAGTCCAGTTAATATTATTCTGATCCCTTTACATTTAGTCCTGAAAGGTGTTTTTTCTGTTCATTATTGACTTtcataataaaagaaaaaacagcacattGCCACAATGACCAGAAATGCCCTCTTGCCTGCATAATGGAAATGCATGAAGTGGAGGGGAAAAAATCTGAAAGCATATTGTTGAAGTAGTTCCTGCCATGCTAAGCAGACTTGGGAAAACAAagtttctctcactttctcatAAGTTCGAATTATTGATGTTCACTATGTGAAACTTCCACAATTCATGAATTCGTCACAACTGTCACTGCTCTTTtgttaatataaattaacactGCTCTTTagttaatataaatataattattgCATTCTTGATTAATAATTTTCTATGGAGTCTAGATGTTGTGGTGTAAACATGTTTTATAATACATTAGAATAGAAAAGAACAGAATAGAATATAGAGGGCACATATCATTCTGTTAGTAACATGTAGCCTAATCTATCCATAAGTTCCTGGGTTTCTTCGGTAAAACCAGATCCCATATTTGTGCATCATACGTCACATCATCTTATTGCAACCATAAATAGGGTAGTATTTTGGTAGTTTGGTAGTATGGCGGTCCGAAGTGACATGGATATATGGCAAAAATGTGTTGAGAGAACAGGAGCTATGTTAGCTTTCTTGTTTCAAACCTACAGTGACAAACAATAATTCCCTGAAGCACTGAATAAGGCAGAAGGAGAATGGCACAGCTCATCATTCAAAAATCTTTTATTTACAAAAACAAATCCAAACCATGTTATCAACATTCACTGACAACAGCATTACTGGCATTCAGGAACACATGTGTTTTCACCCAGTTTCCATTTACCCCACCATAGACCTCTTTCTTCCTCTAAGTCTAACCTCATCCAGTTTTTTAATGACACCTGGAGCTTTTTTGGATGAATCAGTGTAGCTCTTTAGAAGTCTGTCAAACAGAGCCTCTGTATTTGGATGAGTGCTGAGGAAAGCTTTCTCCAAGACATACATGTCAACCCCTTTGTCCTCAGACAGGGCAGAGATATAACTCAAGCCAAAGTCAATTAAAACCAATTTAACATCTTTGGCATCTTCTTTTACCAGCAGCATATTGGAGGTGGTAAGGTCTCCATGGATTATGTCTTCATCATGCATCTTTGCCAAGACTTGACCAATCTTGTCAGCTAGGGCACAGAGCGATTCAATGTTTTGTCCAGATGCCTGAGCTGATGCGACATGTTCCTTCACAGTGATAGAGCCACTGATATCCTCCAGGAAAATGCAGTAGGTGGTGTTGTCAACAAAGTAAACAACCGGGGCATTGATACCTGCACCAAGGAAGATAAAGGAAATAACAGGCATATGTTTAATAAAACTCATAAATGTCTACATTAAATATATGGCTGCACAACATCAATCATACTGCTGTCTATCTAAAGACtggtaaaatgcaaaatgctataCATGTCATTTAGGATATGACAGTTCTGCAGTGTAAGTGCAAACATCAAATCAAAAAATTCTTCATTAGCTGTCCAAACTGCTTCTCTATATTAGAAAAACAAAACCATATTTTTTTAGCTTTTTAATATTCGGCAAGATGGAACAGATAACTAGACAAGCAAGACAACCTACACCAAAAAAATTAACCCTGCTGATTAGTAGGGGTGTCAGGATTATCGAAATTGTCACGATCTCGAGCCtcgaagtcaaaaagaggatcgacgatccctccctctaagctacgcaagcacccacactatgcaaagtaaagcctggtttaaactAGACACGTCGCAAGGGTCCGCATGCCGAAAATGACATAATTGCGGTGGCTCAGCCCGTGCGCGCTGGGGaatcgcaaggtcgtgcacctctcgaaatttgtaacttcgcgtgcaccgtgcttcagcacaatgagccaagtcatgttttctgggctcatacacctttagaaggtggaattaaagcacccaagttaaatatttatgcaTATACTCGTAacgattcaaaataattcgctttttcatcgcattatttaatggtggtttgttttcaaaatgcccaatcttaacgtcttcacgttctctcatgttttgtctgggaattacaagaggctcgtatttgttaatgtaatacaagagaactgttcagtcagacaactatttgttgtgaaacgaagtagttacactttcaaacattttcaagtactttagcctaaatctcagcaattttcaaacctggaacaaaatgcaacattaatttgtcaggtaaatgttctttcccccgtttttgaggggtgtttctactaccacatatcgtttcggagaacactgcaaagaatataAATGCCTCCCCCGTTCGCGGAGGTCTGCGCGACATGTGCGGAGTCGcccgctacagtcactcgcgaaagtataatccataataaataatccagccttgacATGGCTCAGGGATTACATCACACGCAGCGCCGTGCGGCCGTTACGGTTAgttaaacaaatttaaacatgggtctgtggcgggagctgagtgcagagcgttgaggagcgatttcgattggaggatcgttctctctgtctgagattttttattaataaattttcttgctgatgctggtccagcgtggcacgtgccagtgattatgccttggCGTGCCAacagtggcacgcgtgccataggttgccaacccctgccatagactaatctaaaactggcataggcctctctgctgtaaatcGAGAATCGTATAGAGACCCTAAAATCGGAAATACAATCGAatcgaggatttagagaatcgtgacacGCCTACTgattagggttgcagcggtatgACATTTTCAcagtatgataaccgtctcagaaaataccacAATATCACGGTTATCATGGTATCACAGtttgttatatatattattaaaagatacattgacccttaaagaaattacaacaaaggttttttttgttcaatgaactatttattgtagaaacctggaactattgtatacaaaatgtctccttaaaaaaataagctgtacacatgtttatataaatacccCCCCTTCCCCTCCTCCAAGGTTTCCTGGTTTTCTCAAATGAAAATATGGTGACCCTATCTAACACGTTTAtaattatagggcttgaaatgccctatattgttattccttttctccaaatttctgcaatgaATGCGGCCTGAACcacttaacgtacagactccgttcgaattgcgtttcgaaggtctcggctctgtgtggtgtgctatccattTTTGGAGttgattagagttatagattttaatagaattgagtttaaaaatgaaaaatggccctatttaaaatgaatggtggaatgttcagaatttcaaatcatcactgccagttagagtgtgagctggcataaaaaatgatcaaaacgttcttggataaactgctgtaaaatccttacaccttgacctagaagctccatttaaaccatttaaattttaaatgggagagaaacttgtcctttctggcacgccgaaatatctaatcatttgatgaattagttttagagtt containing:
- the tp53rk gene encoding EKC/KEOPS complex subunit TP53RK translates to MFQLQKGKAMAQMDSFNNRYIPPYLHKALMIKQGAEARVYRGTFLGKSVIIKERFPKLYRHPLVDEKLTRRRTTQEVRSILRCRKAGINAPVVYFVDNTTYCIFLEDISGSITVKEHVASAQASGQNIESLCALADKIGQVLAKMHDEDIIHGDLTTSNMLLVKEDAKDVKLVLIDFGLSYISALSEDKGVDMYVLEKAFLSTHPNTEALFDRLLKSYTDSSKKAPGVIKKLDEVRLRGRKRSMVG